One window from the genome of Salvia miltiorrhiza cultivar Shanhuang (shh) chromosome 7, IMPLAD_Smil_shh, whole genome shotgun sequence encodes:
- the LOC130993020 gene encoding putative late blight resistance protein homolog R1A-10 codes for MAYNLQPLITILQQILNPEQSRWIVDHNKPQLESLLQKAASLQQILEKSSPSKIIDPLIVEHFSHLAWTTVSQDYNMRSILLSLLQCITGSDYEHEGDGELKDILYKSLYGRRYMIVLDDIWSTKFWDEIRMYFPDNNKGSRIVITTRESDVAKYADSKSLLHKVKLLSESQSWDLLSQIVFGEEDWPHELQGIGEKIASDCGGLPLAINVIGGLLSKVERLKGVWENIGNDVRAAIGESDKQFSNILSLSYNYLPIHLKPCFLYMAAFPEDSEIMASRLIWRLVAEGFVKSNGDKSLEEEAEDYLKSLVERNLVSVITSYDFDGKAERYSMHDLLRDLCIKKADDERFLHVKNSTELTFSNQLRHVSIHTLYGMEDDEYASSSEMSLVRSFILFVKLDRNVSPMVSTLSLLRVLDLLEMSKYDEIEFPEEILQLVNLRYLAINCKSLPRSGISRLCNLQTLIADLFDYSYYPADLWEMSELRHLIILSAYVDEYLMIEDDYMKKIVLKKLQTIHKMLLSPSVIRRGFLESIPNIKSLQICYEVEGSWMSEVVDLSHLHKLQTLSWDSLSSQCYVHALKFPSTLRELNLWNCVITPAATTALCALPNLEVLNINFCTFKSNETEEEEEEDDDDKENDDDEEEEEEANEEWEIAEGDEFSSLQILLLNQLTLVRWRADETNFPRLQHLIIGGCRELEEIPAGIGEIPTLQLIHLEYCSDSAEASAKQIQEEQQSEYGNYQLQLRISNS; via the coding sequence ATGGCTTACAATCTTCAACCCCTCATCACCATCCTACAACAAATCTTGAATCCTGAACAATCACGCTGGATTGTTGATCACAACAAACCACAACTCGAATCCCTCCTCCAAAAAGCTGCTTCTCTGCAGCAGATTCTTGAAAAATCTTCACCCTCCAAAATCATAGATCCACTCATTGTTGAGCACTTTAGTCATCTTGCTTGGACCACAGTTTCACAAGATTATAATATGCGCTCAATTCTATTAAGCCTTCTTCAGTGCATAACTGGATCAGACTATGAACATGAGGGAGATGGTGAGTTGAAAGATATTTTGTATAAGAGCTTGTACGGTAGAAGATACATGATTGTATTAGACGATATTTGGAGCACCAAATTCTGGGATGAGATAAGGATGTACTTCCCGGACAACAATAAGGGGAGTCGGATTGTGATCACCACTAGGGAATCGGATGTCGCCAAATATGCAGACTCCAAGAGTCTGCTTCATAAGGTGAAGTTGCTGAGCGAGTCTCAAAGTTGGGATCTTCTTAGCCAAATTGTGTTTGGAGAAGAGGATTGGCCTCATGAGTTACAAGGGATAGGAGAGAAGATTGCGAGTGATTGCGGTGGGCTTCCTTTAGCTATCAATGTGATTGGAGGGCTGTTGTCAAAGGTGGAACGATTGAAAGGTGTTTGGGAGAATATTGGGAACGATGTAAGAGCTGCAATTGGTGAATCAGACAAGCAATTCTCCAATATACTATCCTTAAGTTATAACTATCTGCCGATTCACTTGAAACCATGTTTCCTCTATATGGCAGCATTCCCTGAAGATTCCGAGATTATGGCTTCGAGACTCATATGGAGGTTGGTAGCTGAAGGATTTGTGAAATCGAATGGAGATAAAAGTTTGGAGGAAGAGGCAGAGGATTATTTAAAGTCACTTGTAGAAAGGAATCTAGTTTCGGTTATTACAAGTTATGATTTTGATGGAAAAGCAGAGAGGTACAGCATGCATGATCTTTTGAGAGATTTATGCATTAAGAAAGCTGATGATGAGAGGTTTCTACATGTCAAGAATTCGACCGAGCTCACATTCTCTAACCAGCTGCGTCATGTGAGTATTCACACATTATATGGAATGGAAGATGATGAGTATGCTTCTTCATCAGAGATGTCACTTGTTCGATCATTTATACTATTTGTCAAGTTGGATAGGAATGTATCTCCCATGGTTTCCACATTAAGCTTGCTTAGGGTGTTGGATTTATTGGAAATGAGTAAGTATGATGAGATTGAGTTCCCGGAAGAAATATTACAACTTGTGAACTTACGCTACTTAGCTATCAATTGCAAGTCATTGCCAAGAAGTGGAATATCAAGATTGTGTAATTTGCAAACCTTAATTGCTGACCTATTCGACTATAGCTATTACCCAGCTGACTTGTGGGAGATGTCTGAGTTAAGACATCTCATCATATTAAGTGCATATGTGGATGAATATCTCATGATAGAAGATGATTACATGAAAAAAATTGTTCTGAAGAAGCTGCAGACGATACATAAGATGTTGCTAAGTCCGTCAGTGATTAGAAGGGGTTTCTTGGAAAGCATTCCAAATATAAAAAGCTTGCAAATCTGTTATGAGGTTGAAGGCTCATGGATGAGTGAAGTAGTTGATCTGAGTCATCTTCACAAACTCCAAACATTAAGCTGGGATTCATTGTCGAGTCAATGTTATGTGCACGCACTCAAATTTCCATCTACTCTTAGAGAATTAAATCTGTGGAATTGTGTAATAACTCCGGCAGCGACGACGGCTCTGTGTGCACTACCGAATCTGGAAGTTCTCAACATAAACTTTTGTACCTTCAAAAGCAATGagacagaagaagaagaagaagaagacgacgaCGATAAAGAAAacgatgatgatgaagaagaagaagaagaagcaaacGAAGAGTGGGAAATAGCAGAAGGAGATGAATTCAGCTCATTGCAGATTCTACTACTCAATCAGTTAACGCTGGTGCGTTGGAGAGCTGATGAAACCAACTTCCCTAGACTTCAGCATCTCATTATAGGAGGTTGTAGGGAGCTAGAGGAAATCCCCGCCGGCATTGGAGAAATCCCAACCCTCCAATTAATCCACTTAGAATATTGCAGCGATTCTGCAGAGGCCTCAGCGAAACAGATTCAGGAGGAGCAACAATCTGAATACGGAAACTACCAACTCCAACTTCGTATCTCAAACTCCTAA